A window of the Phaseolus vulgaris cultivar G19833 chromosome 5, P. vulgaris v2.0, whole genome shotgun sequence genome harbors these coding sequences:
- the LOC137835688 gene encoding zinc finger protein ZAT5-like gives MLSEILDMEGMATEEFVSCNNDPTNIAKGKRTKRRLRPLSPCVVTAVTATAAAAMTSSCSSASGGGGGSFSSVTLEEEEEDMANCLILLAQGRGGRDPLHHKELCDGVKTEKGGNKIEFYVYECKTCNRTFPSFQALGGHRASHKKPKVEEKKSPPPALPPPPPSSSSQLFNFEETKQNHMKISPSVSLQLGCGNNRGGLNFHGNKSKIHECSICGSEFTSGQALGGHMRRHRSSNNNNTNTNTVVQTTTTTTSDGAVEVKPRNVLELDLNLPAPEDDLRDSKFQFPGNPNSMMLSAAPALVGCHY, from the coding sequence ATGTTGTCAGAAATATTGGACATGGAAGGGATGGCCACGGAGGAATTTGTCTCATGCAACAACGATCCAACCAACATAGCCAAAGGCAAGCGCACAAAGCGGCGCTTGAGGCCTTTGTCGCCTTGTGTTGTCACCGCCGTCACTGCCACGGCCGCCGCCGCCATGACATCAAGCTGTTCAAGTGCTTCTGGCGGCGGTGGTGGGTCGTTTTCATCAGtcaccctggaggaggaagaggaagacatGGCCAATTGTTTGATTCTCCTGGCGCAAGGAAGAGGAGGAAGGGACCCTCTTCATCACAAGGAGCTATGTGATGGTGTGAAGACAGAGAAGGGTGGcaacaaaattgaattttatgttTATGAGTGCAAAACATGCAACAGAACATTCCCTTCGTTTCAAGCACTTGGTGGCCACAGGGCGAGTCACAAGAAGCCCAAGGTTGAGGAAAAGAAATCCCCACCACCGGCGTTGCCGCCACCGCCACCGTCTTCCTCGTCGCAACTATTTAATTTCgaagaaacaaaacagaatcACATGAAGATTAGCCCTTCAGTGTCGCTTCAATTAGGGTGTGGAAACAATAGGGGTGGTTTGAATTTCCATGGAAACAAGTCCAAGATTCACGAGTGTTCCATTTGTGGGTCAGAATTCACATCAGGACAAGCATTGGGTGGTCACATGAGGAGGCATAGGTCATCTAACAACAATAATACTAATACTAATACTGTTGTTcagacaacaacaacaacaacttcTGATGGTGCTGTTGAAGTTAAGCCTCGGAATGTTCTAGAATTAGATCTCAACCTGCCGGCGCCGGAGGACGATCTCCGGGACTCGAAGTTTCAGTTTCCGGGGAATCCGAATTCCATGATG